Proteins encoded by one window of Candidatus Hydrogenedens sp.:
- a CDS encoding magnesium transporter CorA family protein yields the protein MRRFYKIHQGKIVEVPEENGSIVEVYIQPSIDEKKMLIDKLQIDEHTLNSALDPDELARVEYEQDHVAFIIKKPKNYSAEDEYHFKIISIGLFLFKDRVIIISSEDTPLFSNKPQAGLSSAPDIILRVIYNCISHFIEYLKVINMVAEEVEYRINRSLENKFLINLFALEKSLVYYLNAIHGNGLILAKLRAGADKIGLSEEGKEFLDDLIIENDQCFRVADIHSTVLSNLMDARASIVSNNLNVLMKLLNIITIALMVPTFIVSLFSMNVPIPAQHHPHIFYLIVVLCIISAVGVLWVFFRYREM from the coding sequence ATGCGGAGATTTTATAAAATCCATCAAGGTAAAATTGTAGAAGTCCCTGAAGAAAATGGGTCTATTGTTGAGGTATATATCCAGCCAAGTATTGATGAAAAAAAAATGCTTATTGATAAACTCCAAATTGATGAACATACCTTAAATTCCGCATTAGACCCTGATGAACTTGCCCGTGTTGAATATGAACAAGACCATGTTGCCTTTATTATAAAAAAGCCCAAAAATTATTCCGCTGAAGATGAATACCACTTTAAAATCATTTCCATAGGGTTGTTTTTATTTAAAGACAGGGTTATTATCATTTCCAGTGAGGACACACCCTTATTTTCAAATAAGCCGCAGGCGGGGTTATCATCAGCACCCGATATAATACTTCGTGTTATATATAACTGTATTTCCCATTTTATTGAATACCTTAAAGTAATAAATATGGTGGCTGAAGAAGTAGAGTATCGGATTAATCGTTCTTTAGAAAATAAATTCCTTATTAATCTTTTTGCATTAGAAAAAAGTTTAGTTTATTACTTAAATGCTATACATGGGAATGGACTGATTCTTGCAAAACTTCGTGCAGGTGCAGATAAGATTGGCTTGAGTGAGGAAGGGAAAGAGTTTTTAGATGATTTAATTATCGAAAACGACCAGTGTTTTCGTGTAGCCGATATCCATTCTACCGTGTTATCAAATCTGATGGATGCACGGGCTTCTATTGTGAGCAATAATTTGAATGTATTGATGAAATTATTAAATATCATTACTATTGCATTAATGGTTCCAACATTTATTGTAAGTTTGTTTTCTATGAATGTTCCTATTCCAGCCCAACATCATCCTCATATATTTTATTTAATCGTTGTTTTGTGTATTATATCTGCAGTAGGTGTTCTCTGGGTATTTTTCCGATATAGAGAGATGTAA